The Leisingera daeponensis DSM 23529 genome includes the window CGGACCAATAACGGTTTTGCGTCGAGCATCTACTTGAAAACCGGGCGTCCGACCGAGGCCTATACGGATCTGAACACCAACGGCGTTATCCTTCAGGCGATTGCGCATCGTCTTGCCGGTTCAGGCTGACTGGCCCGAACAGGCAAGACGCGGACCGGGAACCGTCTGCACAGCAGCTTTGCTTCAAAACGTGGCGCATCCGCTGGCAGCAATCTCTCCCGGCGACACCGGGTAACCTGGCCTCGGGTTCACAATAACCGGCTGGATACCGGTGATGCGGTTCATGCAGCTGTCAACCCAGCTTTCATTGATGCCCTTGCCGCCCACGTAGATATCCAGCCAGTCGTGGCCCTGATAGCCGCTGTGGCACGGTCCGGCCTGCGGTTTCGGCCCGTCACCGCACAGATCCTCGACAATCGCGTATCGCTGCAGGTTCTTGATGTAGAACTTGGTGCCTGCCGGGTAGTCCATGTAGCTGCGGCCGTTCCGTTTCACATGTCCGACCGCAAGCGTCACCGGGTCCTCGTAGGTGCCGGTCCCGCCTGCCTGCCGGTGGATCACCGGGCGGGCAATCTGTGCCGAGCCGCGCGGGGTATTGTCCCAATAGCTGTAGCCCGTTAAGAATGCGTTCATGGTTTGTTCCGCACTGTACGCAGCACCGCCACGCACTCCCGCAGCCACGCTCTCGTCAACCAGAAGCCGGGTGCTGTGCATTCCGTTCAGGCTGTCACTTGCTCTGTCCTGGACACTGCAGCCTGCTGCAGCAAGCAATGTCCCGGCAAAAAGCGCAATTCTGGAAACTTTGTAAGTCATACTGTCATCCTGTTTAACTGAGTACCCAGGAAGCTGCAGAGCAGTTTGAAATCGCAGCTGCCAACAGCTGCAATATGCACAGGATAAGGTAATAAGGGGTTAAAAACAAATGGAAAATTTTAACAACCCCGAAGGATCAAGGGCGGAAAATCCTGCCGGAAGGCATGTTGCGTTTAAAAACACCGGGTTAATGGCAGGGAGTTTTTTCCCGCAAATCCGCAGCTATCGGTGCGGGCGCGGGTGACGGCCCGCCAGGCACACAGTCCGCGCGGGCGAGCGGAAGACATGCGGCTGCCGCATTTTTTCCGGCAGACCTGAAAGCAGCCGCCGCGATTGCGGCGGCTGCTCCAGTCACAGCTCAGGCCCGGAAGAAATCAGGGGCCCGTTGCTTGTCAGCCCGGAAGCTTACAGAACAGCCCGCGCAATGCGGAGCATCTGAAGGAGCTCGTATTCCGACTGGTTCAGCTTCACCAGCTGCCCGTTCAGCACGGCGTAACTCTCATCTGCGCGCGGCTGCGGAAGACGGTACAGGCTGATCAGCTCCTCCTGCGTCAGGGCTGCTGTCGGGGCAATCGGCACCCCGGCCTCCAGGTCTGCCAACTGTGCCATCTGGTTCACCAGAAGCAGCGAGGTGTAATCCTCCTCGTCGAGCAGGACCGGCATACCGTCGATCAGAGCATACCGCTGGCCATCAGGCGCGGGATCGAGACCGAAGAGCGTCGCAACCTGGTCCGACTGCAGCAGCAGAAGCCCGGGGTCCGGATCGGCACCGGCTTCGGCGCTCAGCCAGGCGTCGCGGCGCTTCACCCAGATCTCATCGTACCCATCGTGACCGTAGGAGGCCCATTCGTCAAAGGTCACGCCTTTCTTGGCCAGGCCGGGCGGCACGCAAGGCGGATCCTTTTTTGCAAGGCCCGGCGGGCAATTGCTGTAGATGATCAGCTCATCGTCCGGGATGCCGGACGCCAGCAGCTGCGGGGTTGCCAGGGCGAGCGCCGCCGCACCCGCGACGCGCGCCATGTCGCGGCCCGCCGGCGCCGGTGCCGAAACGATGCGGCGCACGGCTTCTTCACGCTCTGCCGCGGTGAAGGCCCGGCGGTCCTTGGCGCCGCCACCGTTCCCTTCGGGTGCGTTCCTGGCACCGGCGCCGCTCTGCTTGGGCTTGGGGCCGCCCGCATGTTCAGGCTTGCCGCTGGCGGCGTGATCGTTTCCCTGGCCCGGCTTGGCGTGTCCATTGCCGGCATTGGCGTTCCCGTTGCCGGGGTTGCCCTTGCCCTTCTCGGCGCGCTTCATGCTGCCGCCCCCGTTGCCATTGCCCTTGCCGTTTCCGTTGCCGTTGTTGCCCTTGGCGAGCCAGATCTGCTCGCCGTCCGCCATGCCGAAGCCGGCGAAGCCGCCCTGCGCATGGAACGGGGCCGCGGACAGGGATGTCGAAGCCAGGGCAAGCGCCACGGCGCCGCCGATCACGAACTTATTCATGCCAATCTCCTTTTGTCTCGGACCTCAACGCGGCAAGCCAGCGCCGCGTTCCCCGGCTCCGGGCATCGGGCCGCGCCTTCCGCAGGCGGCGCAGCGTGAAGGAACCGGGCACAGGCCGGTCCAGCCCCGCCAAGCGCAAGAGACCGGCAAGCAGAACCGGATTGCCGCGTTCGGGACCACCGGCAGGCACCCGGCCCCGCCCTCATGCACAGTGGTGGCCCCGGAAAGCTGGCCCCGGAAGCGGGGTGCCGGTCTCAGAACCAGACCGGTCAATGCGGTATCGCGCGATACCGGGCGCGGCATTGCCGCAGACCGGGACAACAGCGAACATGCTCCCGGACCAGTCAGGGAGATTGATGTGCTCGAAAAAATTGAAGCGATGCAGCAGGCGCTCGGCCGGACACCGCATCTTGTCAGGCTGGGGCGGCTTTTCTCCGAAACGGTCCTGCTGCAGGTCGACGAGGCGGAATATTACCTTCATTTCGAGAAGGGCGAATTGGTTCGCGTGGAGGCGGGGCCCAGCCGCAAGACCGCTTGGCGTTTCGCTGTCAGGACCGACGCCGCGGCGCTGCGGGCTTTCTGGACGGCACGGCCCGCGCCCGGATTTCACGACCTGTTCGGCCTGGTCAAGATCGACCGGGCGCGCATCGACGGCGACATCCTGAGCCTGGTCAAGAACCTGCGGTTCTTCAAGGAATTCCTCGCCCTCGGACGCGGAGAGGCGGCGGCATGAGTATCGAACCCATCACCGGGCGCTATGCCACCGTCCAGATCGAAGGCCGCCCGCAGCGGATCTATTTCGAAGAGGCCGGATCCGGCCGTCCCGTCTTGTGCCTGCATACGGCGGGTGCCGACACCCGGCAATGGCGGCACCTGATGAACGATGCCGCCGTGACCCGCAGCCACCGGCTGATCGCCTTCGATATGCCCTGGCACGGCAAGTCGCTCCCGCCCGAGGGGTTCGAGCGGGAGGAATACCTGCTGACCACCGGGACGTACATCGCGACGGTTCTGGCCGTCTGCGAAACCCTTGGACTGGAGCGTCCCGTCCTCGCCGGATGCTCCATGGGCGGACGGATCGCCCTGCAACTGGCGGCGCTTCATCCCGAACGGTTTTCCGGATTCATCGCCATCGAGGCCTCTGATTTCCAGCCCGCCTGGTATGACATCGACTGGTTCGACCGGCCCGACGCGCATGGCGGGCAGATGGGCGCGGCGCTGGTTTCGGCCAATATCTCGCCCTACGCGCCCGAGACCGAGCGCTGGAATACGCTCTGGATGTTCATGGCGAGCGGCCCGGGTGTGTTCCGCGGGGACCTGAGCTTCTACACCCGCGACGACAGCCTGACCGGACGGCTGGACCGGATTGATACGGCCCGCACCCCGGTGCATCTGCTGGTGGGCGCCTATGACCTGACCTGCACGCCGGCAGACGCGGAACGCACTGCCGCGGCGATCCCGGGCGCGACCTGCACGGTCATGGACGAACTCGGCCACTTCCCGATGAGCGAACATCCCGAGGGGTTCCGGCCCTTCTTCATCGACGCCCTCGCGCGGATGACGGCAGAGCGGGAGGCGGTTGCATGAGCAGCCCTTGCATCATCTGTGTGGCCATCACCGGGTCCCTGCCGCAGAAATCCGACAATCCGGCTGTGCCGGTCTCGATCGGGGAGCAGGTGGAAAGCACCCAGGCGGCGCATGAGGCGGGGGCCAGCATCGTCCATGTCCATGTGCGCAATCCCGACGGCACCCCAAGTTCCAGCCCGGAGCGTTTTGCACGCCTGCTGGAGGGGCTGCGCAAGCACTGCCCGGACATCGTGGTCCAGTTCTCTACCGGCGGCCGGTCGGGCGCCGGCCGGGACCGCGGCAGGATGCTGCCGCTGAAGCCGGACATGGCCTCGCTTTCGGTCGGATCCAACAATTTCCCGGCCAGGGTCTACGAAAACCCGCCTCAGCTGGTCGACTGGCTGGCGGCGGAAATGGCCGCATACGGGATACGGCCCGAAATCGAGGCCTTCGACCTGTCGCATATCCTGATGGCACACCGGATGTGGCAGGACGGCCGCCTGCGCGACCGGCCCTACGTGCAATTCGTGATGGGGGTGCAGAACGCCATGCCCGCCGACCGGGAGGTGTTTAACTATTACGTGCAGACCATGCACCGCCTGTTCGGCACGGATGCGCCGTGGTGCGCCGCCGGCATCGGACGGCACCAGATCGAGCTGAACGACTGGGCGATCCGGGCGGGGGGCCATGTCCGCACCGGGCTCGAAGACAACGTGCGGCTGGACCGCGATACCCTGGCGCCGTCCAATGCCGCACTGGTGGCCCGGGCGGCGGCGCTCTGCGCCCGGCATCAGCGTCCGGTGGCAACCCCAGCCGAGACCCGCGCCATCCTCGGCCTGCATCAAACGGCCGCGGCTTGAAAACGCCAGGCGCGCTCTGCGCCGGCGGTCACCGGCCTTCCTTCTGGATCCTGCGGGCAAAGTTCTTGGCCAGGGAGGTGAAGTTCTGGGTATGCACCCCCTGGTTGTCCTGCCGCACGGCAAGGGAAATCGTCGTGCCCGGATTGTGCCCGGTGTAGTCGCGGTACACGACTCCGTGGCGCGGCGACAACGACACCGAGCGCGGCACCAGCGCAATGCCGACCCCCACCGAGACCAGCGAAATCGCTGATTGGAAATCCTGCGCCAGGACCTCCTTGGCAGGAATGAAGCCTTCCTTCTTGCACACGTCGAGGATCTGGTCGGCAAAGCTGGGCCGGGGACGGCGCGGATAGAGCACGAAGGTCTCGCGCTTCAGCCCGGCCAAGCGCAATTCCCCGGCGCGGGCCAGTCCGGACTCGGCGGGAACAGCCAGAATCAGCGGCTCTTCGTGGAACGGAAAACAGCGGATCTCTTCGTCGCTCAGCGCCGGGCGGGCGAAGGCCACGTCGATGTGGCGCGCGATCAGGGCGGTCTTCAGCTCGGCATTGTTCATCGCCGACAGCGCCAGTTCGATGTCGGGATACGCATTGCGGAACTCGCGGATCAGTTCGGGCAAGACTCCGTGGCTCGCGGTGCCGACAAAGGCGATGCGCAACCGGCCCGCAGCGCCTTCGCCGATGCGGCGCACTTCGCGTTCGGCGCGCTCCACCAGATCCATGATGTCACGCCCGCGCTTAAGCAGGGCATCCCCGGCCTGGGTCCTGCGGATCTGGCTGCGCGACCGGTCGAAGAGCAGCACGCCCAGATCGGACTCAAGCTGCGCGATCTGGCGGCTGAGAGGCGGCTGCGCGATGCCCAGCCGGGTGGCGGCGCGGCCGAAATGCAGCTCTTCAGCCACTGCCACGAAATAACTCAATCGCCTGAAATCCATGGCCTTCCTCCCCTCGGTCATCATTTGCCGCCCGACCGCGCAGGACAAGCTCTAAGATGTCCGCAGGGCGTCGCGCAGGCGGTCTTCGTCGAGATGCACGCCAAGGCCCGGCCCCTGCGGCACGCGCAAGTGGAAATCCTCGATCACCAGCGGGTCGCGCACGATCTCGGAGACATGCAGGCGCGGGCCGAAATGCTCGCACCCCCAGGGCAGGCGGGGCAATGCGGCAAACACCGCCAGATGCGCGGCCGCCCCGATCGAGCCTTCCAGGAGACAGCCGCCGTAAAGCTCCATACCGCTGCTTTCCGCGACCCTCGCCGCCTGGGACAGCGCCATAAGCCCGCCGCTCTTGACCAGTTTGAGCGAATAGACGCTGCCGCAGCCCATGGTGCCGGCCCGGGTGATTTCCCGGTGGGTAAAGGCCGCCTCGTCAACCATCAGCGGGATCGGGCTGCGCGCGGCCACCCGCGCCATGCCCTCGAAATCGTCGCCGGGCAGCGGCTGTTCGATCAGGTCGACCTGCAGTTCCTGCAAGGCAGGCAGGTAGCGGCGGCAGTCCGCCTCGCTCCAGGCCTGATTCACGTCGACGATCAGGCGGCGCATGCCCGGCACCTCCTCGCGCAGCTTCTGCAGACGGCGCAGGTCGGCCTCGGGGCTGTCAAAGCCCAGCTTGATCTTGAAATCACGGTGTTCACGGGCGGCCAGCTTGGCGCGGGCCTCCTCGGCCTCCTGGTCGGCATCGCCCGAGGCCAGCGCCCAAAGCACCGGCACCCGGTCGCGAACCGCTCCGCCGAAGAACGTTGCCGCCGGCACCCCGAGCGTGCGCGCGAGGGCATCAAAGACCGCGGCCTCGATGGCCCCCTTGGCGGAATTGTTGCGAAAGGCGGCCCGGGCCATGCGCGCCGCCACCGCGGCGGGCTGCGCGGCGGGACAGCCGGCCAGCGCGGGCGCAAGGTAGCGGGTGATCACAGACTGGATCGATTCCACCGATTCCTCGGCCCATCGCGGCCCGCCCAGAACCGCCGCCTCGCCGATGCCTTCGATGCCGTTCGCCAGCCGCACCCGGACCAGGACAAACTCGCGGGTGCTGAACTCGGTGTTGGACAGGCGGTGCGCGCGAATGCTGGGCAGGGTGACGATCTGGGCCCGGATCTCGCGGATCGCGGTCTCTCGGTTCAGATCCTGCCCCTGCGGCAGGGTGCCGGCACCTTCGGCGGCGGAATACGCCATTGGGTTCTCCTTGGTAATGGATGCAGAAGCCCCGAGGGACGCCCCGCGGGCGCCCCAGGGGAAGGCACGGGTTACTTCGCCGCCGCGGCGCGGGCCCCGGCCTCGGGCTTGAGGCGGAAATCGAAGCTCATCACCAGGTCGGTGCCGGCCCCGTCGGGCGCGGGTTTCATGTCGCCGATCAAGCTCTCCTTGACGGCAAAGACCGCGTCGTT containing:
- a CDS encoding alpha/beta fold hydrolase; the encoded protein is MSIEPITGRYATVQIEGRPQRIYFEEAGSGRPVLCLHTAGADTRQWRHLMNDAAVTRSHRLIAFDMPWHGKSLPPEGFEREEYLLTTGTYIATVLAVCETLGLERPVLAGCSMGGRIALQLAALHPERFSGFIAIEASDFQPAWYDIDWFDRPDAHGGQMGAALVSANISPYAPETERWNTLWMFMASGPGVFRGDLSFYTRDDSLTGRLDRIDTARTPVHLLVGAYDLTCTPADAERTAAAIPGATCTVMDELGHFPMSEHPEGFRPFFIDALARMTAEREAVA
- a CDS encoding 3-keto-5-aminohexanoate cleavage protein, with translation MSSPCIICVAITGSLPQKSDNPAVPVSIGEQVESTQAAHEAGASIVHVHVRNPDGTPSSSPERFARLLEGLRKHCPDIVVQFSTGGRSGAGRDRGRMLPLKPDMASLSVGSNNFPARVYENPPQLVDWLAAEMAAYGIRPEIEAFDLSHILMAHRMWQDGRLRDRPYVQFVMGVQNAMPADREVFNYYVQTMHRLFGTDAPWCAAGIGRHQIELNDWAIRAGGHVRTGLEDNVRLDRDTLAPSNAALVARAAALCARHQRPVATPAETRAILGLHQTAAA
- a CDS encoding LysR family transcriptional regulator — protein: MDFRRLSYFVAVAEELHFGRAATRLGIAQPPLSRQIAQLESDLGVLLFDRSRSQIRRTQAGDALLKRGRDIMDLVERAEREVRRIGEGAAGRLRIAFVGTASHGVLPELIREFRNAYPDIELALSAMNNAELKTALIARHIDVAFARPALSDEEIRCFPFHEEPLILAVPAESGLARAGELRLAGLKRETFVLYPRRPRPSFADQILDVCKKEGFIPAKEVLAQDFQSAISLVSVGVGIALVPRSVSLSPRHGVVYRDYTGHNPGTTISLAVRQDNQGVHTQNFTSLAKNFARRIQKEGR
- a CDS encoding muconate/chloromuconate family cycloisomerase, with amino-acid sequence MAYSAAEGAGTLPQGQDLNRETAIREIRAQIVTLPSIRAHRLSNTEFSTREFVLVRVRLANGIEGIGEAAVLGGPRWAEESVESIQSVITRYLAPALAGCPAAQPAAVAARMARAAFRNNSAKGAIEAAVFDALARTLGVPAATFFGGAVRDRVPVLWALASGDADQEAEEARAKLAAREHRDFKIKLGFDSPEADLRRLQKLREEVPGMRRLIVDVNQAWSEADCRRYLPALQELQVDLIEQPLPGDDFEGMARVAARSPIPLMVDEAAFTHREITRAGTMGCGSVYSLKLVKSGGLMALSQAARVAESSGMELYGGCLLEGSIGAAAHLAVFAALPRLPWGCEHFGPRLHVSEIVRDPLVIEDFHLRVPQGPGLGVHLDEDRLRDALRTS